Part of the Fusibacter sp. A1 genome is shown below.
CAAACATAATACAAGGACCATTACAAAACCGACAACGCTTCTTTTCATAGATTAGCTCTCCTTCTCTCTCAGATAATTCAAAGATACAGGAGATTTAGATAGCTAATTCACCCACAAATGGGGTAAACTATGATTGTAAAAAAGCTAGTTAGGATTTCCTTAACATAGCGACGTTAACGATAATCAGTTTGGAATTCGAGGTTTGCTGTGAAAGACAATTACATTAAGTTTGGCCTTGAGGCAAAAAAAATACGGGTGGATTTAGGGTATTCAAGAAGTTATGTTGAAAAAAACGCCCACGTGCCACAAGAAACCTTAAGAAGATTTGAGGATTTGGGTCACGAGCCTAAGCTGAAAACCTTGGAACGCTTATCCGATTTGTATAAGATCGACATGATCAACGTCTTTATGAAAAACAGGGCCTATACCAACATGTTCTCGACAGAACTCATAAGTGACGTGAGCAACCTGTCTAAGAATCTTGAGTATGGCATCCTTAGCGCTAAGTTGCTTGAACTTATAGATAACTTATCCTCCCGTTCGAAAGACGAAACCAAAACAGAACTCATCATCCATTTTTTGACTTGCTGCCTGTCACTTGGGGAGAAATCGACCAAGGATATCAAGCGCAACATCATGAACCTGGAAGACACGTTAATCGAGCTCAGTCGAAATCGAAAGCGGATCTTATCCGATGTTTACCTTTATGACTTTGAGATAACGATCGCACTATTGCTGGTAATCCAATATAGGCGTATAAAGGATAATATGAGGGCGATCGAACTTATCGAGAACGTGATTGCCATTGTAGACTCCAATCCCTACCGGTCAGAGCACCAGACCAATCAGCTAGGGTTTCTTTATCTGAATTTGAGCTACTCCTATCACTATTTCGACAATCATGAAAAGGTGATTTCCATTGTCGACAAGGCCATTTTCAACCCCCAGCTTCGCTTCTCCAATACGACCTATAACAATTTGATGCTAAGAAAGGTCATCGCACTTTTCAAGTTAAATGACCCCTCTTACAAACTCCTCGTCGCATCGATTTGCATGAATGAGACACCCACTCGTAAATCGGCCATTGTAAAAACGCTAAGGGATCAGTATGGTATCGATTTGGATACCATTTATGCGGAGTTTGAAATCAAGCGCTAAAAGGCCATAGAAAAAGAGCTGATTCATTTTGAACCGGCTCTTTTTGTTTTCATATTTTAGACCAACTTAAATACTTACCAGTTGCGTACGACCAGTTTTATCCGCTTCGAATGCGGCCTCCATCACCTTCATGACCCGCATGGCCTGCTCCGTTGTGATACTGAGCCCACGCTTTTCTTCGATGGCGTCTATCCATCCGTCGTAGACGACACAAAGGTGGTCTGTGACATCAAGAGGCTCTGTCAGCACAAGTGTTTCTGTAGACTCTTTGCGACGTGGCGCCATGGTTTTTGTCGGACCTGCCTTGGTGTAGACGATTTCATCCTCCCACGTACTGTCAGGATCGATGCAGCGTACGATTTTGCCGTCGCAGTTCCAGTCATCGATTTGAAGGGTACCTTCTGTTCCAAGCACGTACCATCTGGGATGGGTGATGTAGTTGTTTGTGGACACTTCGACATGGGCTATAAGGCCCTTTTCGAAGGTCAGCGTGAGTCTGAAATTGTCATCGACTTCAGGGTACTGGATACTGAACATTTTACATGACACGCTTACCACGCGGTCATCACTCATGTGAAGGAGCTGATCGATAAGGTGCACACCCCAGTCGAGCATCATTCCGCCACCCAGCTCCTTGATCGTGCGCCAGCCTTTTGGCATTCCGCGCGAACCCTCGACGCGTGATTCAATCACATACACCTCACCCAAAAGTCCGGCTTCCACAGACCGTTTCATCAGCACGAAATCCTTGTTCGAACGCCTGTTGTGGTTGATGGTGAAGATTTTTCCGTACTCTTTTTCAGCCTCCATGATGGAACTGAGCTCAATCGAACTGAGTGTGACCGGTTTTTCACAGATCACGTGTTTGCCGGCAGCCATCGCTTCTATAGATAGTTCCATATGGACTTCATTGGTGGTGGCGATCAAGATCAGATCAAGCTCCGGATCATGGAGAATCGCTTCTTTGGACGAGTACGCCTTCAATCCGTTTTGCACTGCCACTTTCATTCGCTCTGGATTCACATCGTAAACGCCCTTCACTTCAAGTCGTTCGTATGCCTTTAAGCAGTCCACATGGTAGCTTGCCATGCCACCATAGCCTATGATACCCATTTTCAACATCTGTTTTCCTCGCTTAACTATCACTTATGCCCACCACATGTCCGCCGGTGATTCGAAAACGATGACCCTATTTAGGAACTCGCACGCCTTTGACATGCCCTCGTCAATCGACATCAGCGCGTCCTCATGCTCGATGCTGATGATGCCGTCGTAGCCGACCGCTTTTAGCATGCTGATGATGTCGTTCCAAACTTCAAGTCCGTGCCCGTAACCTACAGTTCTAAACACCCACGACCTGTCGAGTCCATCACCGTAATGTTTGTTGTCAAGCACGCCGTTTATGACTACATTGCGCTCATCGATTTTGGTGTCTTTGGCATGAAAGTGATAGATCGCACCTTTTAATGCCTTGATCGCACTCACAGGATTGATGCCCTGCCAGAACAGATGGCTCGGGTCCACGTTCGCTCCGATCACATCACCCACAGCTTCTCTAAGTTTCAGTAGCGTCTCTGGATTGTACACGCAAAAGCCGGGGTGCATTTCTAGGGCGATCTGGTTCACGCCATGCTCCTTTGCAAAAGCGGCGGTCTCTTTCCAGTAGGGAACAAGCACTTCATCCCACTGATACTCAAGCACGCGTCCAAAATCATCCGGCCAAGGGCATGTCACCCAATTGGGGTAGGTGGCACCCGGACCGTCACCCGGGCATCCTGAGAAGGTCACTACCGTGTCCACACCTAATTTTTCTGCAAGAAGCACAGCGTCTGTAAACTCATCGTGGAATTTTTTTGCGATCTCCTTTTGCGGATGAACCGGGTTTCCGTGGCACGCGAGTGCCGAGATCTGCATGCCGTATTTTGATACTAACGCTTTGACCTTTTCTACCGCACCCTGATCCACAAGTAGTTCCTTGACATTCAGGTGGGCGCTGCCAGGGTAGCCACCCGCACCCAGTTCAAGGGCCCCAACGCCCATTTTACTGAGTTTGATCAGTGTTTCTTCTAATGTAAGTGCGCTATATGGTACCGTCAATACTCCTAATTTCATGGTCTTACTCCTTTATTGTCATCATTTATGTGATAGCAAGCTCCTAAGTGAACGTTCCATGCTCTCAAGGCTAGTACCGCTAGAAGTCTCTTGTTCATAGATAAAGTCCTTCTCAGGATAATCCATGATCATGCGCTTAAAGTCGATCACACCCTCACCCGCTTCCACGTTTAGCCTTTCACCAAGTACTTTCGTCTGTTTTAAATGAACCACAGGGCATCTGCTTGAATTGATTTTAAGATACTCCTCTGGATCAAGTCCTGCCACCGCTATCCAGTAAAGGTCGGGCTGTAGAACCACATAGCGGCTGTCCACGTGTTCAAATAGGACTTCAAGGGGGGATTGTCCCTGCGATTCTTCAAATTCATGGTCGTGATTGTGGTAGGCGAAAATAAGGTCTGACTCCGCGCATTTTTTTCCGATCGCACTGAAGAGTTTCGCATGCTCCAACGCGCTTTCCACCGACGTGATGTCGGCCCATGGACAAACGAGATACTTTGCACCCAGATCGTTTAAAAATTCGATTTCCTCCTCCAGATGTGTGGTGAGCCTGTCAAGGCTTACATGCGAAGAGATCGCAATCAGTCCCAAGCTGTCGAGTTTTTCTTTGAGCTCCTTTGCTGCATATCCCCCATATCCTGCGAATTCGACACCCGCATATCCCATGGCTGCGATTTTTTCAAGCGTACCCATATAATCCTTAACCATCTCGTCTCTGATGGAATACAGCTGGGCGTATATTTTTTTCATCCTCTTCTCCCTATTTAGCCACAAGGTTAAAATTCAATTTCTTTACCCGTTCTTGCCGATTCGTAGATCGCCTCGAGGATCTCGGTGACCACCAGGGCCTGCTCCGCCTCGACAACTAGTGGCTCGTCTTCTATCACAGCCCTATAAAACGCTTTGGCTTCTAGTACTTCAGGCTTGTCCTCGCCGCCTTCGTAAAAGTCCACGCCTTCTGCGCCAAGCGACGGCTTCAGTGTCGTAAGCTTTCCAAAATCAGTACTGTTGATCCGAAGACCGTCTTCCATGTCTGCTCCTGCCTTTGTCCCGCAAAGGGTAGTACGCGCTTCTTTCACATCCAGGGTGTTCAGCGCCCAGCTCGCCTCCAGCATGATTGTCGCACCGTTTTCCATGGTGATGAACCCGAAAGCCGAATCTTCCACAGTAAAGGCTTGAGTGTCCCAGTCTCCCCATGCGTTGCCCGTTTGGGTCTGGTCGCCCAGCTTTTTATAGACGCTGCCCTTGACACTTTTGACCTTGTAATTGTCCATAGCCCAAAGCGTAAGGTCCAGGGCATGGGTTCCGATATCTATAAGGGGGCCTCCGCCTTGTTCCTCTTCGTTTAGGAACACGCCCCATGTCGGTACGGCGCGACGTCTTATGGCATGGGCTTTGGCAAAGTAGACCTCTCCCAAATCTCCACGCTTTACGGCCTTGTGCAGGTACTGACTATCCGCCCGATACCTGTTCTGATAGCCGATCGTCAACAGCTTGCCTGTTTTCTTTGACGCTTCTAGCATCAGTCGCGCATCCTTTGCCGTCTTTGCCATCGGCTTCTCGCACATCACGTGTTTGCCAGCCACCATGGCGGCAACGGATATCTCCATGTGCGACTTGTTTGGGGTGCATACATGGATGGTGTCGATCGATTCGTCTTTTAAAAGCTCATTGAAGTCCTGATACGCCTTTGCTCCCTTTATGCCGAAGTCTTTTACAGCCTGTTTCGCCTTTGTAAGATCGATGTCGCAAAAGGCCACCATCTCGACCTGATCAAGCTTTTTAAGCACCGGCATATGTTTGTTGTTTGCAATACCGCCACACCCTATAATTCCAACGCGAATCTTCTTCATCACTAACTCTCCTTGTCCTTGACTCACAGTTTAAATTCCTTTTAATGCTGTCAGTATAGCTAAAATAGCGTTTTCATAATATAATAATTGCATCAAGAAATATCAATTATTTGTCATAGCAAATACACTTTCAGACTTTTATATAACTGTAACTTCTCGAAAACCTACTTATTTCAACGCTTTCATAAGGAGCACAGATGAAAAGCTTTTACGAAAACCAAAAATTTATTGTGGGTGGCGTCTCCTACCCCTTCAGAAGCCATATACAAGAAGCCGTGGGGCAGCGCGTCATGGTCGAAGCGCATTATCATACCTATATTGAAATCCTCTACTGCCTAAGCGGCAGTTTCAGCATTTTCTTGGACGGTAAGGGCGATACGTTTTACAAAGGGGATATGGTCGTCATCAATTCGATGGAAGTGCACTATATCAGGGCCCTCTCAGAAGGAAACAACAAGTACATCGTCATACGCTTTGACCCAGAACTCCTCTACACCACGACGCAAACCATCTTTGAGGCGAAATACGTGTTGCCCTTCACCATGCTTCACGCCACGCACCAGAAGATATTCAGGCATCACGAGATCAGCGCCACTTTTCTCCCCCAACTTTTAAATGAGATCCTCGTGGAAGACGCACAAAAAAAATACGGGTTCGAACTCGCGGTTCGTACCCATATCGGTCGTATTTTTTTATGGATTTTAAGAACCTGGAATGAGCAGGGCCTCGACCTCAACCTCTGCTATGCCTTCAACCAAGAGACCATCGAGCGGCTTCAAAAGGTGTTCGACCATGTTGAAAACCACTACGACCGGGTAATCACCATAGACGAGATGGCTCAGCTTTCGAACATGAGCTACAGTTATTTCTCTAGGTTTTTCAAATCCGCCATGCAGCGCAATTTCAGCGACTACGTCAATCACGTGCGCGTATCCAAAGCCGAGAACCTTTTGGCTACGACCGACTTCAGCATCACCGATGTAGCACTAAGCGTAGGATTTTCAACATCCAGCTACTTTATACAGCAGTTCAAACACTACAAGAACATGACCCCCCGTCAATTCAGAGCCAACTTCAAGTCTTTGGTGGATAGGTATGAGTGAGCGTTCAAATTATACGCCCCCTAAGTACCTTGCATTGATACAACTTCTCTTCTTTCATGATAAAAATAATTTATTGTAATTTTTCGTGTTGACCTTAGAGTAACTCAAACGTTTATGATTGGTGTGAAATCGTTTTCTAAATAAATTTTAAGAGGAGAGAATATGTTTACAGTTAAAAACAAGTATATGGTTTTGGTAGGAGCATTACTCGCTCAAGTTACCATAGCGGGCTTATACGCATGGAGTATATTCGGCACCGCACTGCAAGTGGAACGTGGTTGGGATGGAAATTCCATACTTTTACCTTACTCACTGGCACAATTCGTCTTTGCATTCAGTACGCTTGCATCAGGCCGCCTAGTGGATAAGCACGGTCCTAGAATCACATTGATGATCGGTGGTC
Proteins encoded:
- a CDS encoding helix-turn-helix transcriptional regulator; this translates as MKDNYIKFGLEAKKIRVDLGYSRSYVEKNAHVPQETLRRFEDLGHEPKLKTLERLSDLYKIDMINVFMKNRAYTNMFSTELISDVSNLSKNLEYGILSAKLLELIDNLSSRSKDETKTELIIHFLTCCLSLGEKSTKDIKRNIMNLEDTLIELSRNRKRILSDVYLYDFEITIALLLVIQYRRIKDNMRAIELIENVIAIVDSNPYRSEHQTNQLGFLYLNLSYSYHYFDNHEKVISIVDKAIFNPQLRFSNTTYNNLMLRKVIALFKLNDPSYKLLVASICMNETPTRKSAIVKTLRDQYGIDLDTIYAEFEIKR
- a CDS encoding Gfo/Idh/MocA family protein; this encodes MIVKRGKQMLKMGIIGYGGMASYHVDCLKAYERLEVKGVYDVNPERMKVAVQNGLKAYSSKEAILHDPELDLILIATTNEVHMELSIEAMAAGKHVICEKPVTLSSIELSSIMEAEKEYGKIFTINHNRRSNKDFVLMKRSVEAGLLGEVYVIESRVEGSRGMPKGWRTIKELGGGMMLDWGVHLIDQLLHMSDDRVVSVSCKMFSIQYPEVDDNFRLTLTFEKGLIAHVEVSTNNYITHPRWYVLGTEGTLQIDDWNCDGKIVRCIDPDSTWEDEIVYTKAGPTKTMAPRRKESTETLVLTEPLDVTDHLCVVYDGWIDAIEEKRGLSITTEQAMRVMKVMEAAFEADKTGRTQLVSI
- a CDS encoding sugar phosphate isomerase/epimerase; the encoded protein is MKLGVLTVPYSALTLEETLIKLSKMGVGALELGAGGYPGSAHLNVKELLVDQGAVEKVKALVSKYGMQISALACHGNPVHPQKEIAKKFHDEFTDAVLLAEKLGVDTVVTFSGCPGDGPGATYPNWVTCPWPDDFGRVLEYQWDEVLVPYWKETAAFAKEHGVNQIALEMHPGFCVYNPETLLKLREAVGDVIGANVDPSHLFWQGINPVSAIKALKGAIYHFHAKDTKIDERNVVINGVLDNKHYGDGLDRSWVFRTVGYGHGLEVWNDIISMLKAVGYDGIISIEHEDALMSIDEGMSKACEFLNRVIVFESPADMWWA
- a CDS encoding sugar phosphate isomerase/epimerase; this encodes MKKIYAQLYSIRDEMVKDYMGTLEKIAAMGYAGVEFAGYGGYAAKELKEKLDSLGLIAISSHVSLDRLTTHLEEEIEFLNDLGAKYLVCPWADITSVESALEHAKLFSAIGKKCAESDLIFAYHNHDHEFEESQGQSPLEVLFEHVDSRYVVLQPDLYWIAVAGLDPEEYLKINSSRCPVVHLKQTKVLGERLNVEAGEGVIDFKRMIMDYPEKDFIYEQETSSGTSLESMERSLRSLLSHK
- a CDS encoding Gfo/Idh/MocA family protein — protein: MKKIRVGIIGCGGIANNKHMPVLKKLDQVEMVAFCDIDLTKAKQAVKDFGIKGAKAYQDFNELLKDESIDTIHVCTPNKSHMEISVAAMVAGKHVMCEKPMAKTAKDARLMLEASKKTGKLLTIGYQNRYRADSQYLHKAVKRGDLGEVYFAKAHAIRRRAVPTWGVFLNEEEQGGGPLIDIGTHALDLTLWAMDNYKVKSVKGSVYKKLGDQTQTGNAWGDWDTQAFTVEDSAFGFITMENGATIMLEASWALNTLDVKEARTTLCGTKAGADMEDGLRINSTDFGKLTTLKPSLGAEGVDFYEGGEDKPEVLEAKAFYRAVIEDEPLVVEAEQALVVTEILEAIYESARTGKEIEF
- a CDS encoding AraC family transcriptional regulator; the protein is MKSFYENQKFIVGGVSYPFRSHIQEAVGQRVMVEAHYHTYIEILYCLSGSFSIFLDGKGDTFYKGDMVVINSMEVHYIRALSEGNNKYIVIRFDPELLYTTTQTIFEAKYVLPFTMLHATHQKIFRHHEISATFLPQLLNEILVEDAQKKYGFELAVRTHIGRIFLWILRTWNEQGLDLNLCYAFNQETIERLQKVFDHVENHYDRVITIDEMAQLSNMSYSYFSRFFKSAMQRNFSDYVNHVRVSKAENLLATTDFSITDVALSVGFSTSSYFIQQFKHYKNMTPRQFRANFKSLVDRYE